A segment of the Caldivirga sp. genome:
ATCTTCTGCTTAGCCTCCTCCAAATCACCAATATCCTCCCAAGTAACACGAGGTAGGTTAGTTTCCTGAACTGGCTTATCCTGCATTGTAACCTCAGTCTCAGTACCAACGTAGGCTGCTGGAGCTGGGATTACTTGAGTTATCATGAATTTTAATGCGCCTGTATAGTATGGTAATTCGAAGACTGCGCCGCGCCAGACTGGTTTACCTACTAAGTATGATTTCTTTAAGTAGTCTGGGTCTATTTTAATTTCCTCACCAACGGGTGCTACTGTAACCCTCTGGGCCGGCCTTAAGTTAGCCTTCCTAACCCTGACTAAATCATCCAATGAAACATCAATATTCTGCCTAATGAAACCATCCATCCTTATTATATCCTTATCCTCATCATCACTATAAGCCGGCCAAACCTGAGCATAAGCCACACGCTTATTACCACTTATCTCAACGTAATCACCAGGCTCAATACCTATCCTCCTCATTAGTCTCATAGGCACCCTAACAATACCCCTACCAACATCACGGCTCCTAGCCTCTGCTACACGAAGTGTCAATGAATCTTCACTGTTAACCATACGTACCTATTTCCTGATAGGGTGTATAAAAACCTTAGTTAACTATGCCCCTACAGAATCATCTAAGGAGACGCATTGTAATACTATATAGCGAAATTACCTACTAACGACGATTGAGGTGATTTTCCTCGTGAATCAACAATACGATAACCTCTCCACTTAAGGCAGAAAGCCATTAGGAGCCTGTAGGTAACTACCACTGGCAATACGTTGGACATCCACGTGCCAATAACTTAGGGAAACCTAGTATTCCCCAGTCCTAACCTCATAGTGAGTGGGTAGGTTGTATATTGGCTTACCTTCAGTGACCCAGTACGCAATCCACTTAATCATGTGCCTTAAAGTAACCCTTGGGTAGCCAAATAATTCAAAGGCCCTTGAGGCATTACTAAGTAGGGCAGTATCGGATTCATTACCGGTAAGTATGGGTTCTTTACCAAGTAATTTACCGAATTCCTCAGCAATCCACCTAACTGGAACTGTTTCTGGTCCAGTGATGTTGAGTACTAATGGTGGGTTTTGAGCATACTTAAGGGATCTAAGCACCATATTGTTTACGTCACCTTGCCAAATAACATTAACATAGCCCATTGATAAATCAATAGGTTCACCTTTAGCAACCTTCAATGCTATATCAAGTAAAACACCATACCTAAGTTCATTCGCGTAGTTTAGCCTGATTATAACAGCCTTATTGCCATTAATTTTAAAGAAATAGTTGAAGATTCTCTCCCTTGCTAATGCTGCCCACGCATATTCACCAATCGGCCCAGTCTTAGTTGACTCACTAGCACCACCGGAATGCACTGGTACTAGGGGGTAAACGTTACCTGTTGAGAATACTATGAACCTAGACTTAGGGAACCTCTTAGCCACTAGTGCAGGTACGTAGGTGTTAGTTATCCAGGTTAATTCAGGTTCGCTACTTGTCCCAAACTTCCTACCGACCATGAATATTACATTCTCAGCGTCAGGTAACTTAGCAACATCATCTTCATTGGTTAAGTCAGCGCTTATAACATCAATACCCATTTCCTTAAGCCTACTGGGTAATTCACCCCTACTGAACCTGGAAACTGCAATTACCCTCCTCTTAAGGCCACTAGCCCTAATAGTTTTAGCCGCCATTATGCTTAATGATGGGCCTATCTTACCACCAGCGCCAAGTATCATTATGTCACCGTCAACTTCACTTAGGTCACTTATGGTTTCAGGGTATGGTGTCGACAGTAAATCCTCAAGTTCATCAATAGTACTCACCCTATCAGGTAACTTCAAGTACTGCACGCCGTTAATGCGTTAATAGGCTTAATTAACTTAACCGGTTAATCAGCAGTGACTACATCAAACTGATAACCACCAATAATCATTAAGCCCCTTCTAATTAAATTAACCCTAATAGGGTTGAGGTGAACATTTATTTCAGGGTCAACATAATATATTAATGTACCTTTAATGCATTGCCCATTGTCTAGACTTAAAACTGGGGTTGATTCATTACCTTCACCAACCATTATCCCATTATCAAATACAAGCCTGACACCCTTAACATACTTCTCAAGGCCAGTTTTAGTGAACGCACCCAGGTAAATCACCCTCACTTTAATCACTGAGCCACCTTGGTTGCAGAACCTAACTGCATCAATATACTTAGCTTCACCGCCCAAGTCCCTCGTTACATACACTATGAACCTCCTTAATACGCTCATACTGGGCCTAGTGACTGTAACTTAATTTAATTTTTAGTGAATTCATACTGTCGCCAGTTCATCATGCATCAGTAGTAAGTCTCAAATCACTGCATTAGTTCCCTAACCTAGTAACTTAAACATTACTCTCATTTAATCATTAAACCGAATCGCCAATACCCATAGTAAGGTGATAATTAAGTCGCCTAGCTTTTATCCCATTGAATTACCTGCATTATGCAATTAAGTTTAAGGGTAATGCTTTTAACTAAATTCACGCACTAATGATTATGCACATAACCTTTGGTTTAACATTTACGCAGTACTACGTTATCTCAATTCTCATATTATCCACAATACTTCTGCTACTTAGAGTCATTAGGCATGATATAGTGGGTTTATTAACCATTGTGCTCCTTACAATCGGTGGTGTAGTACCAGTTGATGATGCATTATCGTTCTTTGGTTCCACCGCTATTATAGTATTGGCCAGTATAATGGTAATTAGTAAGGTTCTTGAAGAGTCTGGGTTCATAGATAGGTTGGCTGATGATTCAACACGATACCTTAAGAACAGTATCATCCTTATTCTAGTAATACTTACCATAGTTTCATTCGCATCAGGTTTTATCAGTGATGTTGCGTTAACGGCAATATTCATACCTTACATGTATGTGGTTTCCAGGAACCTGAAGAAGAGGATCTCGAAGTTCATGATTCCATTATCTTACGCTGCTATAGTTGGTGGTAGGTACACTATCTTTGGAACCTCCACAAACCTCTTCATTGATCAATTATGGTTTGAGAAATTTAATGAGTACTTATCTGTTTTTCAATTCATTAAAGTAGGGATTGCGATAATTGCAGTATCAATACCCACGCTCCTATTCATATACTTAATAATGCCCAGTAGGGAAAACATTGTAACTAGCATAGAGGACCTTAAGGTCGGTGGATACATAATAGAGGCTGAGGTTGACAACCAATGTGAATGGGTCGGTAAGACCCGCTCATATATTGAGAAAAATTATAACGTTAAGATTAGGGCAATCCTACCTAGAAGAATGGCCAGGAGACGTGTAATAACTGGTGGCATGACCCTAGTGCTTGAGGTGCCTGTTGAGAAGATACCATCATTGACCTCAATAGGTGGATTAAAGATAACGCCAATCGAGGAGTCAAAGCAAGCTGGAGAGTTAACAGAGGTTTTAGTCCCAAATGGTTCAAGGTTAATCGGTTCCAATATATCAAGTGAATACGTCATGAGTAGATACGGTGTAAGCGTAATAGGTATTTCATCAAGTGGGAGGAGGATATACGGTAGGATAAGCCACATGACTATTAAACCTGGTGATGCATTACTATTAATGGGTAATGAGGATTCAGTTTCAAGATTCATGAGCGACTATGGTTTATTACCACTTGGCGCAAAGGGTGCTAGAATATTTAATGTGAGGAAGGGTATGGCAGCCCTAGTGGCTTTGATTGCTGCGACAGTTCTCTCCTTAATAGGATTCAACACTGCTTTGTCATTCATGTTAGCAACAGTGGCGTTAATAATCAGTGGCGCGGCTAATTATAGGAGGATATACCAGTACATAGAATGGCCTATACTAGTTTTCATGGTTGGATACTTATCGTTAGGTTACGCTATTGAATCATCAGGCTTATCCTCACTAATATTTAATCTGATAAGAGGTAACCTAGTTGCATTATTCCTATTAACATCACTCTTGGCTAACTTCATTAATAATATGGCTGCCGCAGCAATAATGGGGCCTGTTGCATTAAGCTTTAGGAATCCACTTGAAGCCTTAACAATAGTTGCAATGGCATCATCATCAACGTTCCTAACACCCTACAGTCACCCAGCCAACCTACTCGTGTACAATATTGGGAGTTACAAGGTTAAGGACTATTTAATAGCGGGCTCAATAATGCTTGTAGTAGTGATGATAGTATCACTTATAATTATTAAAGCTGCATAATAAGATCTACTTCCTCCAATTATGGTACAGTGGTAGTTTAGCGTAGGTAATAACAAATAAGCAAGTGCGCTAAAGATTAAGTCCCAGCTGTGCTGACGGCTCCCCACCCTAAAGGAGTGGGGCTTCTTAGAATTGGGCATGTGCTATAATGCAGGTAACTTAGTACTAATCCCTGTTTTAACATTGCAATACTTATTTGAATAATTGCTCTTCACATAGTTTCTTGCCTCATCACCAGAACAGTGGGCTGGACATATGTATCTTGAGTATTCTGCAACAACATCAAGTTGACGCCTTGATGGTTCATGGAATCCACCAATTACTAAGTATATGTTACCGAACATTTCATGTACTTTCCTAACAATATTATCAATACCAGGGTGGGAACAGCCTACAATCACCACTGAACCATAGTTACTTAATTTAACTACTAGAGAATGCTCATTAATACCCATGCCCCTCATAGTACCTGTAGTCACTGCGTCCTTCAGTATCTCCCTAGGCGAATTAACAGTAACTGGGGTAAGACCCCACTTAGTCAGCACCTTATCAGTCTCAGGTACATAAACAATGAGACCACTCCTAACCTTACCAATGTACTCAAAACCACCATAGTGATCCCGGTGGTAGTGGCTTAGGAATGCTGCATCTACTTTGCTGAGATTAATACCTAAGACATTAATGTTATTTTCCATAATTCTTGACTCAGTATCGGCATCATACAGTAAGGTCCATTGATCAGTCTCAACTAAAACACTCCATCCCCAATCATTCAGTAGTGGTGGATTAGGCTTATTATCGTTGATTACTGTAAGATTCACCCACTCAACCATATGCTTATACTAAACTTCAGCATTAAAAATTAACGCAATCCAACACATGCCAATGAATAACGTAATGACCGTACTCTTACTTATT
Coding sequences within it:
- a CDS encoding NAD(P)-dependent oxidoreductase — its product is MQYLKLPDRVSTIDELEDLLSTPYPETISDLSEVDGDIMILGAGGKIGPSLSIMAAKTIRASGLKRRVIAVSRFSRGELPSRLKEMGIDVISADLTNEDDVAKLPDAENVIFMVGRKFGTSSEPELTWITNTYVPALVAKRFPKSRFIVFSTGNVYPLVPVHSGGASESTKTGPIGEYAWAALARERIFNYFFKINGNKAVIIRLNYANELRYGVLLDIALKVAKGEPIDLSMGYVNVIWQGDVNNMVLRSLKYAQNPPLVLNITGPETVPVRWIAEEFGKLLGKEPILTGNESDTALLSNASRAFELFGYPRVTLRHMIKWIAYWVTEGKPIYNLPTHYEVRTGEY
- a CDS encoding SLC13 family permease, translated to MHITFGLTFTQYYVISILILSTILLLLRVIRHDIVGLLTIVLLTIGGVVPVDDALSFFGSTAIIVLASIMVISKVLEESGFIDRLADDSTRYLKNSIILILVILTIVSFASGFISDVALTAIFIPYMYVVSRNLKKRISKFMIPLSYAAIVGGRYTIFGTSTNLFIDQLWFEKFNEYLSVFQFIKVGIAIIAVSIPTLLFIYLIMPSRENIVTSIEDLKVGGYIIEAEVDNQCEWVGKTRSYIEKNYNVKIRAILPRRMARRRVITGGMTLVLEVPVEKIPSLTSIGGLKITPIEESKQAGELTEVLVPNGSRLIGSNISSEYVMSRYGVSVIGISSSGRRIYGRISHMTIKPGDALLLMGNEDSVSRFMSDYGLLPLGAKGARIFNVRKGMAALVALIAATVLSLIGFNTALSFMLATVALIISGAANYRRIYQYIEWPILVFMVGYLSLGYAIESSGLSSLIFNLIRGNLVALFLLTSLLANFINNMAAAAIMGPVALSFRNPLEALTIVAMASSSTFLTPYSHPANLLVYNIGSYKVKDYLIAGSIMLVVVMIVSLIIIKAA
- a CDS encoding MBL fold metallo-hydrolase — encoded protein: MVEWVNLTVINDNKPNPPLLNDWGWSVLVETDQWTLLYDADTESRIMENNINVLGINLSKVDAAFLSHYHRDHYGGFEYIGKVRSGLIVYVPETDKVLTKWGLTPVTVNSPREILKDAVTTGTMRGMGINEHSLVVKLSNYGSVVIVGCSHPGIDNIVRKVHEMFGNIYLVIGGFHEPSRRQLDVVAEYSRYICPAHCSGDEARNYVKSNYSNKYCNVKTGISTKLPAL